Proteins from one Nakamurella multipartita DSM 44233 genomic window:
- a CDS encoding helix-turn-helix domain-containing protein: MRDLATLGPDEVAQLIGASEWWVREQARNRKVPHLRFGRDQIKFRRTDVVALMDLAAIAPVSLTRAEPEGVDAEKAGTAGLRAEATAAYRLAKAAGRPEQAARQAARKLLPGFMPERTAV, from the coding sequence ATGCGGGATCTGGCCACCCTCGGTCCGGACGAGGTGGCGCAGCTCATCGGCGCCTCCGAATGGTGGGTCCGCGAGCAGGCCAGGAACCGCAAAGTCCCACACCTTCGGTTCGGCCGAGATCAGATCAAGTTCCGGCGCACAGACGTGGTCGCGCTGATGGATCTGGCCGCGATCGCCCCCGTGTCCCTCACCCGAGCCGAGCCAGAGGGGGTCGATGCCGAGAAGGCCGGCACCGCTGGACTCCGAGCTGAGGCGACCGCCGCATACCGGTTGGCGAAGGCCGCCGGCCGGCCCGAGCAGGCCGCGCGCCAGGCAGCCCGGAAGCTGCTACCCGGCTTCATGCCCGAACGAACGGCTGTCTGA
- a CDS encoding AzlD domain-containing protein produces MTLWIGVLVGCLGCYLLKLAGVSVPESVLQRPRVHRISALLPIVLLAALVAVQTFSTGSALVLDARAAGLAVAGVAVWRRAPFLVVVGLAALTTALVRLALPGS; encoded by the coding sequence ATGACGCTGTGGATCGGGGTGCTGGTCGGCTGCCTGGGCTGCTACCTGCTCAAGCTGGCCGGCGTGTCCGTGCCCGAGTCGGTGCTGCAACGGCCTCGGGTGCATCGGATCTCGGCCCTGCTGCCGATCGTGCTGCTGGCCGCCCTGGTCGCCGTGCAGACCTTCTCCACCGGTTCCGCTCTGGTGCTGGACGCCCGGGCCGCCGGCCTGGCCGTCGCCGGCGTCGCCGTCTGGCGCCGGGCCCCGTTCCTGGTCGTCGTCGGGCTGGCCGCCCTGACCACCGCCCTGGTCCGCCTCGCCCTCCCCGGCTCCTGA
- a CDS encoding tyrosine-type recombinase/integrase, translating to MAGIDEYRTPVGEVRWRVRWRQRQDGRVLRQSITFEKRRDADHFVRMLDVFGGDGSKASAAVAGANLAIKTVREVMLAYIEANHRAAESQLRKYRNQVRDHFDDTLGHTPIDRVDADAVQAWVARMRTKQVGKSNSRARGTPVHPVRAARPPVVDQARLLSPKTIRNLHGLLSASMEWAVQRGLRADNPCRGVSLPRVEEVGDEMCLLTHEEFDLLHDAMTPRYQLLLRTMVGTGLRWGEITALQVMDVQQSSEMVALRVNKAWKRDGEHQHYVGSTKTSRSRRTVSVGETLGRDLLTLAEGRAPDELLFVNARGSQIRHNTFWETNWIAAVQAAQNPLEPKANAARTGRANATGRRVAGNKGGRGNVKKLTKTPRIHDLRHTHASWMIAAGIDLMVLQRRLGHESVTTTIDRYSHLMPSQHIEAARVAELAARPAGSGRPASDSRSFGHEAG from the coding sequence ATGGCGGGCATCGACGAGTACCGCACCCCAGTGGGCGAGGTGCGGTGGCGTGTGCGCTGGCGGCAGCGACAGGACGGCCGCGTCCTACGGCAATCAATCACGTTTGAGAAGCGCCGCGATGCCGACCATTTCGTTCGCATGCTGGACGTTTTCGGCGGCGACGGAAGCAAGGCCTCCGCTGCCGTCGCCGGCGCCAACCTGGCCATCAAGACGGTGCGGGAGGTCATGCTCGCCTACATCGAGGCCAATCACCGCGCGGCCGAGAGCCAGCTGCGCAAGTACCGCAACCAGGTCCGCGACCACTTCGACGACACGTTAGGCCACACGCCGATCGACCGAGTCGACGCAGATGCGGTCCAGGCCTGGGTCGCTCGGATGCGCACCAAGCAAGTCGGCAAGTCCAACTCGCGAGCCCGAGGCACCCCGGTCCATCCGGTCCGCGCCGCCCGCCCCCCCGTCGTCGATCAGGCTCGTCTGCTGTCGCCCAAGACCATCCGGAATCTACACGGCCTACTTTCCGCGTCGATGGAATGGGCGGTGCAGCGGGGCCTGCGAGCGGACAATCCCTGCAGGGGGGTGTCGTTGCCGCGCGTGGAGGAAGTCGGGGACGAAATGTGCCTACTCACCCACGAAGAGTTCGACCTGCTGCACGACGCGATGACGCCGCGGTACCAGTTGCTGCTGCGCACCATGGTCGGGACCGGACTTCGTTGGGGAGAGATCACGGCGCTGCAGGTGATGGACGTGCAGCAGTCGTCGGAGATGGTCGCGCTTCGCGTCAATAAGGCATGGAAGCGAGACGGCGAGCACCAGCACTACGTCGGCTCGACGAAGACCAGCCGCAGCCGCCGGACGGTGTCGGTTGGCGAGACGCTTGGCCGCGACCTGCTCACCCTCGCCGAAGGGAGGGCGCCCGACGAGCTGTTGTTCGTCAACGCCCGCGGGAGCCAGATCCGGCACAACACATTCTGGGAGACGAACTGGATCGCTGCGGTTCAGGCCGCGCAGAATCCGCTTGAACCGAAGGCCAATGCGGCCAGAACCGGCCGCGCGAATGCCACAGGGAGGCGAGTAGCTGGTAATAAGGGTGGGCGCGGGAACGTCAAGAAGTTGACAAAGACGCCGCGCATCCACGATCTGCGCCACACCCACGCTTCATGGATGATCGCCGCCGGCATCGACCTGATGGTGCTGCAGCGCAGGCTCGGTCACGAGTCCGTCACGACGACGATCGACAGATACAGCCATCTGATGCCCAGCCAGCACATCGAAGCAGCGCGGGTGGCCGAATTGGCAGCGCGACCCGCGGGTAGCGGTCGACCGGCGTCAGACAGCCGTTCGTTCGGGCATGAAGCCGGGTAG
- a CDS encoding aldo/keto reductase produces the protein MDSRYLGRSGLHVSRLALGTMTWGRDTDADAAAAQLEAFVEAGGTLIDTANVYGDGEAESILGKLVPDVVPRSSVVLSTTTVGVGGGRGRLLCALDASLSRLGTDHVDLWQVHGFDAAVPFEETCSALSMAVSSGRCRYVGVSGMTGWQLATLAAWLRADGPASPLISVQTEYSLLDRACEESILPAAAAHSLGLLAWAPLGRGVLTGKYRHSTPADSRGASPHFTRYVGRFRTEQAARVVEAVATAAEGLGTTPLSVACAWVLGRSAVTSVVVGARDRAQLIGSLGAEQVVLPAEIRSALDDVSAAD, from the coding sequence ATGGACTCGCGCTACCTCGGGCGGAGCGGCCTGCACGTCTCCCGGCTCGCCCTGGGCACGATGACGTGGGGCCGGGACACCGACGCCGACGCGGCCGCGGCCCAGTTGGAGGCGTTCGTCGAGGCCGGCGGCACGTTGATCGACACCGCCAATGTCTACGGCGACGGCGAGGCCGAATCGATCCTGGGCAAGCTGGTGCCGGACGTGGTCCCCCGTTCCTCGGTGGTGCTGTCGACCACCACGGTGGGCGTCGGCGGCGGCCGGGGCCGGTTGCTCTGCGCACTCGACGCCTCGCTGAGCCGGCTCGGTACCGATCACGTCGACCTCTGGCAGGTGCACGGCTTCGACGCTGCGGTGCCGTTCGAGGAGACCTGTTCGGCGCTGTCGATGGCGGTCTCTTCCGGTCGCTGCCGCTACGTCGGGGTGTCGGGCATGACGGGCTGGCAGCTGGCCACCCTGGCCGCCTGGCTGCGGGCCGACGGCCCGGCGTCCCCGCTGATCAGCGTGCAGACCGAGTACTCGCTGCTGGACCGGGCCTGCGAGGAGTCGATCCTGCCGGCCGCCGCGGCGCACTCGTTGGGCCTGCTGGCCTGGGCGCCGCTGGGCCGGGGCGTGCTGACCGGCAAGTACCGGCACAGCACTCCGGCCGATTCGCGCGGGGCGTCACCGCATTTCACCCGCTACGTCGGCCGGTTCCGCACCGAGCAGGCGGCCCGGGTGGTCGAGGCGGTGGCCACCGCCGCCGAAGGACTGGGCACCACCCCGCTGTCGGTGGCCTGCGCCTGGGTGCTGGGCCGCTCCGCGGTCACCTCGGTGGTGGTCGGGGCCCGGGACCGGGCCCAGCTGATCGGTTCGCTCGGGGCCGAACAGGTCGTGCTGCCGGCGGAGATCCGTAGCGCGCTGGACGACGTCAGCGCCGCCGACTGA
- a CDS encoding TadE/TadG family type IV pilus assembly protein: MIRPVKSPWGPRPQTGRRHNDGDRGSASLDAVVILPLVVVLTLLVVQFVMVWHGRHLAQAAAQSAARTAAAYQSTAAAGQSAGAGYIAVVAPRLLPRASVHVDRGGTQAAASVHAEVLTIVPFATFTVDEQATSPVEAFTPATP, encoded by the coding sequence GTGATCCGGCCGGTGAAATCCCCGTGGGGGCCACGACCGCAAACCGGACGTCGGCACAACGACGGGGACCGAGGCTCCGCCTCCCTGGATGCAGTTGTCATTCTCCCGCTGGTGGTCGTTCTGACCCTGCTCGTGGTCCAGTTCGTCATGGTCTGGCACGGCCGGCACCTTGCCCAGGCGGCCGCCCAGTCCGCTGCCCGGACCGCCGCGGCGTACCAGAGCACGGCAGCTGCGGGCCAGTCGGCTGGAGCCGGGTACATCGCGGTGGTGGCGCCCCGACTGTTGCCCCGCGCTTCGGTCCACGTGGACCGCGGGGGCACGCAGGCGGCCGCGTCGGTTCACGCCGAGGTGCTTACCATCGTGCCGTTCGCCACCTTCACAGTCGACGAACAAGCAACCAGTCCGGTCGAGGCGTTCACCCCGGCGACGCCATGA
- a CDS encoding SAF domain-containing protein, with translation MGLLLVVGLALVSGWLYTKAGQKTPVVVVKSDIAMGEVIERADLSTVEVAGGVTAIAGANLDSVVGQRAAVGLMTGTLLQRSMLTQDHSMPDGMVQVGVAVTGGRLPAGGVTTGDRVQVLALPEAGGTGTAAPKVVAKDAEIFAAMEDPTRAGGFLLTVLVPADEAAGVAGASGSDSAVVVKVPRE, from the coding sequence GTGGGGCTGCTGCTGGTGGTGGGTCTGGCTTTGGTGTCCGGGTGGCTATACACGAAGGCCGGGCAGAAAACGCCGGTGGTCGTGGTCAAGTCGGATATCGCGATGGGCGAGGTCATCGAACGGGCGGACCTGTCGACCGTCGAGGTGGCCGGTGGTGTCACCGCGATTGCCGGGGCGAATCTTGATTCCGTCGTCGGCCAGCGGGCGGCGGTCGGTCTGATGACCGGCACTCTCCTGCAGCGTTCCATGCTCACCCAGGACCACTCGATGCCGGACGGGATGGTACAGGTCGGGGTCGCAGTGACCGGCGGTCGCCTCCCCGCCGGTGGCGTCACGACGGGCGACCGTGTGCAGGTGCTGGCCCTGCCGGAGGCCGGGGGAACCGGCACGGCGGCACCGAAGGTGGTGGCCAAGGACGCGGAGATCTTCGCGGCGATGGAGGACCCGACCCGGGCGGGTGGCTTCCTGCTGACCGTGTTGGTTCCGGCGGACGAGGCAGCCGGGGTGGCCGGAGCGAGCGGCTCGGATTCCGCTGTCGTGGTGAAGGTGCCCCGAGAATGA
- a CDS encoding type II secretion system F family protein, which yields MIGQAWLPVLLGAGIGAGILLMVAGSMRRPVRSSDPTSWSRLFAAIRSPSMSIRVVGGALAAIGVLALTGWPVAAAAAGGLIWAWPRLVGGVQAEQRQIARLDALVAWTESLRDTIAGHHSLENALPSSAVHASPLIRPALLRLVGQIRARVPVDRALVMLADELNDPSADLVIAELVLSAKRRGDGLQQRLSSLATTAREELEMRRRIFADRAEIRRGTQIIVVVTVVFAGLLVVFGGDYVRPYSTLSGQVVLAIVVGIFAAAFAWLRRLADQRPVARFLQRPSGPAHTSESDRSTAAVVR from the coding sequence ATGATCGGGCAGGCATGGCTGCCGGTGCTGCTCGGCGCGGGCATCGGGGCGGGCATCCTGCTGATGGTCGCCGGTTCGATGCGGCGGCCCGTCCGGTCGTCCGATCCGACGTCGTGGTCCAGGTTGTTCGCGGCGATCCGGTCGCCCAGCATGTCCATCCGCGTGGTCGGCGGGGCCCTCGCGGCGATCGGCGTGCTGGCGCTGACGGGTTGGCCGGTGGCTGCGGCCGCGGCGGGTGGACTGATCTGGGCCTGGCCGCGGCTGGTCGGCGGGGTGCAGGCCGAACAACGGCAGATCGCCCGCCTGGACGCACTGGTGGCGTGGACCGAATCGTTGCGCGACACCATCGCCGGTCACCACAGTCTGGAGAACGCTCTGCCGTCCAGCGCGGTGCACGCATCGCCGCTCATCCGACCGGCCCTGCTGCGGTTGGTCGGTCAGATTCGGGCCCGGGTCCCGGTCGATCGGGCGCTGGTGATGTTGGCGGACGAGCTGAACGATCCGTCGGCGGACCTGGTGATCGCCGAACTGGTGCTGTCGGCCAAGCGGCGCGGCGACGGGCTGCAGCAGCGGTTGAGCAGCTTGGCGACGACCGCCCGCGAGGAGCTGGAGATGCGCCGCCGCATCTTTGCCGACCGCGCCGAGATCCGCCGAGGGACGCAGATCATCGTGGTGGTCACTGTTGTCTTCGCGGGGCTGCTGGTGGTGTTCGGCGGCGATTATGTCCGGCCCTACTCGACGCTGTCCGGCCAGGTGGTGTTGGCGATCGTCGTCGGTATCTTCGCGGCGGCGTTCGCGTGGCTGCGCCGGCTTGCCGATCAACGCCCGGTTGCCCGGTTCCTCCAGCGCCCCTCGGGGCCCGCCCACACGTCGGAATCCGACCGGTCAACGGCTGCGGTGGTCAGATGA
- a CDS encoding M20/M25/M40 family metallo-hydrolase produces MTPSDPTDSSPAANAVAAAQAEVVQLCSELIQFESVNTGDPATIGDGEARAARYLQDKLEEVGYETTYLEATPGRGNVICRLTGADPDRGALLLHGHVDVVPADAAEWTVHPFSGAIQDGYVWGRGAVDMKGMVAMTVALARQYRAHGFVPPRDLVFSFMSDEEAGGAFGAHWLVDHHPELFAGVTEAISEVGGFSISLGDDRRAYLVAAAEKGVAWATLKATGTAGHGSMINHDNAVSRVAAAVTRLGTHRFPITHTVTVDTLLSRITELTGLEFPEDDLEGSVDKIGPVARIVNATLRNTANPTMLRAGYKANVIPSTAEATVDCRVLPGSQDTFRQEVTDIVGDGIEIDWVWQPPLEYPFEGNLVDAMTAAVTAEDPQGTAIPYMLSGGTDNKAFDKLGVAGYGFSPMRLPADLDFTALFHGVDERIPVDALAFGVRVLDRLIRTC; encoded by the coding sequence ATGACCCCATCGGACCCCACCGACTCCAGCCCGGCCGCGAACGCGGTGGCGGCGGCGCAGGCGGAAGTCGTTCAGCTGTGCAGCGAGCTCATCCAGTTCGAGTCGGTGAACACCGGCGACCCGGCCACGATCGGCGACGGGGAGGCCCGGGCCGCCCGCTACCTGCAGGACAAGCTGGAGGAAGTGGGGTACGAGACGACCTACCTGGAGGCGACGCCCGGCCGGGGCAACGTGATCTGCCGGCTCACCGGGGCGGATCCCGACCGGGGCGCACTGCTGCTGCACGGCCATGTGGACGTGGTGCCGGCCGACGCGGCGGAGTGGACGGTGCACCCGTTCTCCGGGGCGATCCAGGACGGCTACGTGTGGGGTCGTGGCGCGGTCGACATGAAGGGCATGGTCGCGATGACGGTCGCACTGGCCCGCCAGTACCGGGCGCACGGGTTCGTCCCGCCCCGCGACCTGGTTTTCTCGTTCATGTCCGACGAGGAGGCGGGTGGGGCCTTCGGCGCGCACTGGCTGGTCGACCATCATCCGGAGCTGTTCGCCGGCGTCACCGAGGCGATTTCCGAGGTCGGCGGATTCTCCATCTCGCTGGGGGACGACCGCCGCGCGTACCTGGTCGCCGCGGCCGAGAAGGGCGTGGCCTGGGCCACTCTCAAGGCCACCGGCACCGCCGGTCACGGCTCGATGATCAATCATGACAACGCGGTCAGCCGGGTTGCGGCGGCCGTCACCCGGTTAGGCACCCACCGGTTCCCGATCACGCACACGGTCACGGTGGACACCTTGTTGTCCCGGATCACCGAGCTGACGGGGCTGGAGTTTCCGGAGGACGACCTGGAGGGATCGGTCGACAAGATCGGTCCGGTGGCCCGCATCGTCAACGCCACACTGCGCAACACGGCGAACCCGACCATGCTGCGGGCCGGCTACAAGGCCAACGTCATCCCGTCGACGGCCGAGGCGACGGTGGACTGCCGAGTGCTCCCCGGGTCGCAGGACACCTTCCGGCAGGAGGTCACGGACATCGTCGGCGACGGCATCGAGATCGACTGGGTGTGGCAGCCACCGCTGGAGTACCCGTTCGAGGGCAACCTGGTCGACGCGATGACCGCCGCCGTGACCGCGGAAGATCCGCAGGGCACGGCGATCCCGTACATGCTCTCCGGCGGCACCGACAACAAGGCTTTCGACAAGCTCGGGGTGGCCGGGTACGGCTTCTCACCGATGCGGCTGCCGGCCGACCTGGACTTCACCGCGCTGTTCCACGGCGTGGACGAGCGGATCCCGGTCGACGCCCTCGCCTTCGGAGTGCGGGTCCTGGACCGGCTGATCCGTACCTGCTGA
- a CDS encoding CpaF family protein has protein sequence MTATSVFDYDVVRLLRERVADRMTRTKQERERHGSPELRGADEQQLAHSLITSEVQRYLADLLSAGHELPTDEGFDLRLIAAVDAAMYRAGELQELLDDSDIENIDINGSDEVFITFGDARGKVRGAPIAGSDDELIGIIQNLASYAGINARPFTRASPELDLRLPDGSRLSAVMAASERPIVSIRRNRFPQMFLSDLVDLGTIDERLACFLEACVRARMNIVIGGATDAGKTTLLRALINCIEPDERLITVERALELGLRRHPDLHADVVELEEVLPDPDGSGGLTIRELVRRTRRHNPSRVIVGEVLGPEVVEMLSAMSQGNNGSLSTLHARSAADVFNKLAQYAGQYERVDFPVAQSLIAGAVDFVVFIGKNRLLGGRRCVTQVLEVAGAPDGQVASSTIFAASPFDGRAIRVDDVALGLDRGVELADAGYDDTAGHHSYPPVIRARSA, from the coding sequence ATGACGGCGACATCGGTGTTCGACTATGACGTGGTGCGCCTGCTGCGGGAGCGGGTCGCGGACCGGATGACCCGGACCAAGCAGGAACGGGAGCGGCACGGTAGCCCGGAACTGCGGGGCGCCGACGAGCAACAGTTGGCGCACAGCCTGATCACCAGCGAGGTGCAGCGGTACCTGGCCGATCTGCTCTCCGCCGGCCACGAGCTCCCGACCGACGAGGGATTCGATCTTCGGCTGATCGCGGCGGTCGACGCGGCGATGTACCGGGCGGGCGAACTCCAGGAGCTGTTGGACGACTCGGACATCGAGAACATCGACATCAACGGATCGGACGAGGTTTTCATCACCTTCGGCGACGCCCGGGGCAAGGTCCGCGGCGCGCCCATCGCCGGGTCGGACGACGAACTGATCGGGATCATCCAGAACCTGGCCAGCTACGCCGGGATCAACGCGCGCCCGTTCACCCGCGCCAGCCCGGAACTGGACCTGCGGCTGCCCGACGGGTCGCGCCTGTCGGCGGTCATGGCCGCCTCCGAACGGCCGATCGTCAGTATCCGCCGCAACCGGTTCCCGCAGATGTTCCTGTCAGACCTGGTGGACCTGGGCACGATCGACGAGCGGTTGGCGTGCTTCCTGGAAGCCTGCGTGCGGGCCCGGATGAACATCGTGATCGGCGGGGCGACGGACGCCGGCAAGACCACCCTGCTGCGCGCGCTGATCAATTGCATCGAGCCGGACGAGCGGCTCATCACCGTCGAGCGGGCGCTGGAACTTGGGTTGCGGCGCCATCCCGACCTGCACGCCGACGTCGTCGAACTCGAGGAGGTTCTGCCCGACCCGGACGGCTCCGGTGGACTGACCATCCGGGAACTGGTGCGGCGTACCAGGCGACACAATCCCAGCCGCGTCATCGTCGGCGAGGTCCTGGGGCCTGAGGTCGTTGAGATGCTTTCGGCCATGAGCCAGGGCAACAACGGCAGCCTGTCGACCCTGCACGCCCGCAGCGCCGCAGACGTTTTCAACAAGCTCGCCCAGTATGCCGGGCAGTACGAGCGAGTGGACTTCCCGGTCGCGCAGAGCCTGATCGCCGGCGCCGTCGACTTCGTCGTGTTCATCGGCAAGAACCGTCTGCTGGGCGGGCGACGGTGCGTCACCCAGGTGCTGGAAGTGGCGGGAGCACCGGACGGCCAGGTCGCGTCGTCGACGATCTTCGCGGCCTCACCATTCGACGGTCGAGCGATCCGCGTCGATGACGTCGCGCTCGGTTTGGACCGCGGCGTCGAACTCGCCGACGCCGGCTACGACGACACCGCCGGACACCACTCGTATCCGCCGGTGATCCGCGCGAGGTCCGCATGA
- a CDS encoding AzlC family ABC transporter permease: MSAGTDPAWRLTRSAVLRDAVGVSVATGAYGISFGAISLVGGLDVWQTMALSLLMFTGGSQFGLVGVVAGGGAPLAGAATAIMLGARNALYGLRLAELLALRGWRRFAAAQLIIDESTAMSIGRDSPRAARWGFYSTGLGVFALWNLGTLVGVVGAAWLADPRALGLDAAAPAAFLALLAPRLRGGEAWTIALAAALVALVAVPFVPVGFPVLIAALVGIVAGFLPGRTGPGPATGVDEVVEQIDPPADGRS; this comes from the coding sequence GTGAGCGCCGGAACCGACCCCGCCTGGCGCCTGACCCGGTCGGCCGTGCTGCGCGATGCCGTCGGCGTGTCGGTCGCGACCGGCGCCTACGGCATCTCCTTCGGCGCGATCTCGCTGGTCGGCGGCCTGGACGTGTGGCAGACCATGGCCCTGTCGCTGCTGATGTTCACCGGGGGCAGCCAGTTCGGGCTGGTCGGGGTGGTCGCTGGCGGCGGCGCTCCGCTGGCCGGGGCGGCCACCGCGATCATGCTCGGCGCCCGCAACGCGCTGTACGGGCTGCGGCTGGCCGAGCTGCTGGCCCTGCGCGGCTGGCGCCGGTTCGCCGCGGCCCAGCTGATCATCGACGAGTCGACCGCGATGTCGATCGGCCGGGACTCGCCGCGGGCGGCCCGGTGGGGCTTTTACTCGACCGGGCTCGGGGTGTTCGCGCTGTGGAACCTGGGCACGCTGGTCGGGGTGGTCGGCGCGGCCTGGCTGGCCGACCCGCGGGCGCTGGGCCTGGATGCGGCCGCCCCGGCCGCGTTCCTGGCGTTGCTCGCGCCCCGGCTGCGCGGCGGCGAGGCGTGGACGATCGCCCTGGCCGCCGCCCTGGTGGCGCTGGTGGCGGTACCGTTCGTGCCGGTCGGCTTCCCGGTGCTGATCGCCGCCCTGGTCGGGATCGTCGCCGGCTTCCTGCCCGGCCGCACCGGGCCGGGACCGGCCACCGGGGTGGATGAGGTGGTCGAGCAGATCGACCCGCCCGCGGACGGCCGGTCATGA
- a CDS encoding AAA family ATPase, with protein MPDVFAEFCAAGLWPGVGPGLIKQFAAAGIGSPADVTATNLAALPRMTDRRASRLLTGFIGAGQLYDLAEILVPVEIPARWATRLSDALGLDAPAVLREDPWRLIAVLPDATVAQADRLARELHPGVRRDDPRRGRALVQWTLARHARDGHTISPAGLVADGIRPFGIDPEPAIGAALLTDDVVSVPAPDGRGDERWLARAPLAGAEATIAEGLARLTRTARTLAGERAVKRAVTDLDDVQAGAVALAAKHGVSLLTGGPGTGKSRTVEAIVKLCTEVEASIALAAPTGRAAKRLEELAGSAATTVHRLLDARPPDKGSTSYVFDRDAGNPIEAKMIVVDETSMLDVELGAALISAIADGAHLVIVGDPAQLPSIGPGRVLGDLIDSGALPVTELTKLYRQDEGGTIARLAIAVRAGELPAVADPTHEVVIVPARGSEEAAHRVVQVVTDSIPRVFDCERDQIQVVTPVHRGPAGTQALNRALKAALNPGTGTVRGFDPGDRVVATANHLDAEPTGYANGEVGTVLTCGDNTIRVSFTGGEAEISGKALGDLLHGWAITVHRAQGSEWEAVVAVLPPEAGNMLSRPLVYTALTRARRHLSVVHAAGPAVARGVREVGSLPRRTRLSRLLREELAPPAPADPVAQAAFPVIDSA; from the coding sequence GTGCCCGACGTGTTCGCCGAATTCTGCGCCGCCGGCCTGTGGCCGGGCGTCGGGCCGGGCCTGATCAAACAGTTCGCCGCCGCCGGCATCGGCTCCCCCGCCGACGTGACCGCCACCAACCTGGCCGCCTTGCCGCGGATGACCGACCGCCGGGCCAGCCGGCTGCTGACCGGGTTCATCGGGGCCGGCCAGCTCTACGACCTGGCCGAGATCCTGGTCCCGGTGGAGATCCCGGCCCGCTGGGCCACCCGGCTCTCGGACGCGCTCGGCCTGGACGCCCCGGCCGTGCTGCGCGAGGACCCGTGGCGGCTGATCGCGGTGCTGCCCGACGCGACCGTCGCCCAGGCCGACCGGTTGGCCCGGGAGCTGCACCCCGGGGTGCGCCGCGACGATCCGCGGCGGGGCCGGGCCCTGGTGCAGTGGACACTGGCCCGGCACGCCCGGGACGGGCACACCATCTCGCCCGCCGGGCTGGTCGCCGACGGGATCCGCCCGTTCGGCATCGACCCGGAACCGGCGATCGGCGCCGCGCTGCTGACCGACGACGTGGTCTCGGTGCCGGCCCCGGACGGCCGCGGCGACGAGCGGTGGCTGGCCCGCGCCCCGCTGGCCGGCGCCGAGGCGACGATCGCCGAGGGCCTGGCCCGGCTGACCCGCACGGCCCGGACCCTGGCCGGGGAGCGGGCGGTCAAGCGGGCCGTCACCGACCTGGACGACGTGCAGGCCGGGGCGGTCGCGCTGGCCGCCAAGCACGGCGTGAGCCTGCTCACCGGCGGGCCGGGCACCGGCAAGAGCCGCACGGTCGAGGCCATCGTCAAGCTGTGCACCGAGGTCGAGGCCTCGATCGCGCTGGCCGCGCCGACCGGCCGGGCCGCCAAACGGCTGGAGGAGCTGGCCGGCAGCGCGGCGACCACCGTGCACCGGCTGCTGGACGCCCGGCCGCCGGACAAGGGCTCGACGTCCTACGTCTTCGATCGGGACGCCGGCAACCCGATCGAGGCCAAGATGATCGTCGTCGACGAGACCTCCATGCTCGACGTCGAACTCGGCGCCGCGCTGATCTCGGCGATCGCCGACGGCGCGCACCTGGTGATCGTCGGCGACCCGGCGCAGCTGCCCTCGATCGGTCCCGGCCGGGTGCTGGGCGACCTGATCGACAGCGGCGCGCTGCCGGTCACCGAGCTGACCAAGTTGTACCGGCAGGACGAGGGTGGCACCATCGCCCGGCTGGCCATCGCGGTGCGGGCCGGCGAATTGCCGGCCGTGGCCGACCCCACCCACGAGGTGGTCATCGTGCCGGCGCGGGGGTCCGAGGAGGCCGCCCACCGGGTGGTGCAGGTCGTCACCGACTCCATCCCCCGGGTGTTCGACTGCGAGCGCGACCAGATCCAGGTGGTCACCCCGGTGCACCGGGGGCCGGCCGGTACCCAGGCGCTCAACCGGGCTCTGAAGGCGGCGCTGAACCCGGGCACCGGCACCGTCCGCGGGTTCGACCCGGGCGACCGCGTCGTGGCCACCGCCAACCACCTGGACGCCGAACCGACCGGCTACGCCAACGGTGAGGTGGGCACCGTGCTGACCTGCGGCGACAACACCATCCGGGTCTCGTTCACCGGCGGCGAGGCGGAGATCAGCGGCAAGGCCCTGGGCGATCTGCTGCACGGCTGGGCGATCACCGTGCACCGGGCCCAGGGCTCGGAGTGGGAGGCGGTCGTCGCCGTGCTGCCGCCCGAGGCCGGGAACATGCTGTCCCGGCCGCTGGTCTACACCGCGCTGACCCGGGCCCGGCGGCACCTGTCGGTGGTGCACGCGGCCGGCCCGGCGGTGGCCCGTGGGGTGCGCGAGGTGGGTTCGCTCCCCCGCCGCACCCGGCTGTCCCGACTGTTGCGCGAGGAGCTGGCGCCCCCGGCGCCGGCCGACCCGGTGGCCCAGGCCGCGTTCCCGGTCATCGATTCGGCATGA
- a CDS encoding DUF5703 family protein, protein MLGSRDCGGDAGAAVADGSAGDGGAAGASPAPARPRWAPSDDYEYQPLRIDPRVSRSAAASMLAIRAEFAGWELARVLKFPDGTRRVWLRRKRSPALLPDLIP, encoded by the coding sequence ATGCTCGGATCCCGCGACTGCGGTGGCGATGCCGGTGCGGCCGTCGCCGACGGGTCCGCCGGCGACGGCGGCGCGGCCGGCGCTTCCCCGGCGCCCGCGCGGCCGCGGTGGGCGCCCAGCGACGACTACGAGTACCAACCGCTGCGGATCGACCCCCGGGTGTCCCGATCCGCGGCCGCGTCGATGCTCGCCATCCGGGCCGAGTTCGCCGGCTGGGAACTGGCCCGGGTGCTCAAGTTCCCGGACGGCACGCGCCGGGTGTGGTTGCGCCGCAAGCGCTCCCCCGCCCTGCTGCCCGACCTGATCCCGTGA